In a genomic window of Larus michahellis chromosome 3, bLarMic1.1, whole genome shotgun sequence:
- the KLF11 gene encoding Krueppel-like factor 11, translated as MHSSPCSEMGDASTVDIVDIYESIRERQRHDSERSTCSTLEQNDIEAVEALVCMSSWGQRSQKGDILKIRPLTPFSDSGDFTMHAEATSELPKDYLSTLCMTPPHSPDFVEISAAMLLSSQVTYSKPRTVMANTAACSVTSVTGASPITKPSVINMERQCSQKPEISESFAPQPCRAMATSVIRHTGDSSAYHHIPAVQEKTKVTSGCSSSRDWCGADDRRHSRLPQDTCATHDLINKTSPVHQPYAHDSSDIVTNKGQLPVRPVSPQTHLPKNCENDLQKRATPVTPVPVSSPQVLCQMIPLNGQSSMINAYVKPSTPTVSTPMKPILPQTAPLSQPVLMGPSVPQGTVMLVLPQTAVTQTPQCPQTVMTVGNTKLLPLAPAPVFIASGQSCAPQMDFSRRRNYVCNFPGCKKTYFKSSHLKAHLRTHTGEKPFSCNWEGCDKKFARSDELSRHRRTHTGEKKFACPVCERRFMRSDHLTKHTRRHMTTKKIPSWQTEVGKLNRIATAEKPKSSSALSMLIPMPSSVCQG; from the exons ATGCACAGCTCGCCCTGCTCGGAGATGGGGGATGCGTCCACG GTTGACATTGTGGACATCTATGAGTCTATCCGTGAAAGGCAGCGTCATGACAGCGAAAGGTCTACCTGCAGCACCTTGGAGCAGAACGACATTGAAGCTGTTGAAGCACTTGTTTGTATGAGCTCCTGGGGTCAAAGATCGCAGAAAGGTGACATATTAAAGATAAGGCCACTTACACCCTTCTCGGATTCTGGTGATTTCACAATGCACGCTGAGGCTACATCTGAATTACCAAAGGACTATTTATCTACGCTG TGCATGACCCCTCCGCACAGCCCCGACTTTGTTGAGATATCAGCTGCTATGCTTCTCTCCTCACAAGTCACTTACTCCAAACCAAGGACTGTCATGGCAAATACAGCTGCCTGCTCAGTCACGTCAGTGACTGGTGCCTCCCCCATAACCAAGCCATCTGTTATCAACATGGAGCGACAGTGCAGTCAGAAGCCGGAGATATCTGAATCCTTTGCCCCTCAGCCTTGCAGGGCCATGGCAACAAGTGTGATACGTCACACAGGTGATAGTTCTGCTTACCATCACATTCCTGCtgtgcaagagaaaacaaaggtAACTTCAGGCTGCAGCAGTTCCAGAGACTGGTGTGGGGCAGATGACCGAAGACATTCCAGGCTGCCACAGGACACGTGTGCCACGCATGATTTAATTAACAAAACCTCTCCAGTACATCAGCCTTATGCACATGACTCCAGTGATATTGTGACCAATAAAGGACAACTACCAGTCCGGCCTGTTTCGCCACAGACCCACTTACCAAAGAATTGTGAGAATGACTTGCAAAAAAGAGCTACCCCAGTGACACCTGTCCCCGTTTCAAGCCCCCAGGTTCTCTGTCAAATGATCCCTTTAAATGGACAAAGCAGTATGATCAATGCCTATGTCAAGCCTTCAACTCCAACAGTCTCAACTCCCATGAAACCTATTTTACCGCAGACAGCCccgctctctcagcctgtactcATGGGACCTTCTGTGCCTCAGGGGACCGTCATGCTGGTTCTTCCACAGACTGCTGTCACACAGACACCACAGTGCCCGCAAACAGTAATGACTGTTGGGAACACCAAGTTACTGCCCCTTGCTCCTGCTCCTGTGTTCATAGCTTCTGGTCAAAGCTGTGCCCCCCAGATGGACTTTTCTAGACGGAGGAATTATGTTTGCAACTTCCCTGGGTGCAAGAAAACCTATTTCAAAAGCTCCCACCTCAAAGCCCACCTTCGTACCCACACTG GAGAAAAGCCTTTCAGCTGCAACTGGGAAGGCTGTGACAAGAAGTTTGCCCGCTCAGATGAACTGTCACGCCACCGTAGAACTCACACGGGAGAGAAGAAGTTTGCTTGTCCTGTGTGTGAGCGTCGCTTCATGCGCAGTGATCACTTGACAAAGCACACCCGCCGCCATATGACCACAAAGAAGATCCCCAGCTGGCAGACAGAGGTTGGCAAACTCAACAGAATTGCCACAGCAGAGAAACCGAAAAGCAGCAGTGCTCTGAGCATGCTCATCCCCATGCCGTCGTCCGTCTGTCAGGGCTAG